Proteins from one Salmonella bongori NCTC 12419 genomic window:
- a CDS encoding GlpM family protein — protein sequence MGLVIKAALGALVVILIGLLSKTKNYYIAGLIPLFPTFALIAHYIVASERGIDAMRTTIVFSMWSIIPYFIYLASLWYFSGMMRLPVALGGAVVCWGLSAWLLIFFWIKWH from the coding sequence ATGGGACTTGTGATTAAAGCTGCCCTGGGGGCGCTGGTTGTCATATTGATTGGTCTGTTGTCAAAAACGAAAAATTATTATATCGCCGGGTTAATTCCTCTTTTTCCAACATTTGCGCTTATTGCGCACTACATCGTGGCCAGTGAGCGTGGTATTGACGCGATGCGAACCACTATTGTCTTTAGTATGTGGTCGATCATTCCTTATTTTATTTATCTTGCGTCGCTATGGTATTTCAGTGGCATGATGCGCCTGCCTGTCGCGCTTGGCGGTGCGGTGGTTTGCTGGGGGCTAAGCGCGTGGCTGCTAATTTTTTTCTGGATTAAGTGGCATTAG
- a CDS encoding amino acid permease, whose protein sequence is MEKKLGLSALTALVLSSMLGAGVFSLPQNMAAVASPAALLIGWAITGVGILLLAFAMLILTRIRAELDGGIFTYAREGFGELIGFCSAWGYWLCAVIANVSYLVIVFSALSFFTDTPELRLFGDGNTWQAIVGASVLLWIVHFLILRGVQTAASINLVATLAKLLPLGAFIVLAIMMFKLDTFSLDFTGIELGVPVWEQVKNTMLITLWVFIGVEGAVVVSARAKNKRDVGRATLLAVLAALGIYLLVTLLSLGVLARPELAEMRNPSMAGLMVKMMGPWGEIIIAAGLIVSVCGAYLSWTIMAAEVPFLAAAYQSFPGIFARQNAQGAPSASLWLTNICVQICLVLIWLTGSDYNTLLTIASEMILVPYFLVGAFLLKIAARPLHRAVGIGACIYGLWLLYASGPMHLLLSVVLYAPGLLVFLYARRTHPHSNVLNRQEMVLIGLLLVAAVPATWMLVG, encoded by the coding sequence ATGGAAAAAAAACTGGGACTGAGCGCACTGACCGCGCTGGTTTTAAGCTCAATGCTTGGCGCGGGCGTTTTCAGTCTGCCCCAGAATATGGCCGCCGTTGCCAGTCCGGCTGCGCTATTAATTGGCTGGGCTATCACCGGCGTGGGGATACTCTTACTGGCATTCGCCATGTTAATCCTTACGCGTATTCGCGCCGAGCTTGACGGCGGCATCTTTACTTACGCCCGCGAAGGCTTCGGCGAACTGATCGGCTTCTGTTCCGCCTGGGGCTATTGGCTGTGCGCGGTCATTGCCAACGTATCTTACCTGGTTATCGTCTTTTCAGCGCTGAGTTTCTTTACCGATACACCTGAGCTGCGTCTGTTTGGCGACGGTAATACCTGGCAGGCTATCGTGGGCGCCTCGGTCCTTCTCTGGATTGTCCATTTCCTCATCCTGCGCGGCGTACAAACGGCAGCCAGCATCAACCTTGTTGCGACCCTGGCAAAACTGTTACCGCTTGGGGCGTTTATTGTCCTGGCTATCATGATGTTCAAACTGGATACCTTCAGCCTGGACTTTACGGGCATTGAACTCGGTGTCCCCGTCTGGGAGCAGGTCAAAAACACCATGCTCATTACGCTATGGGTGTTTATTGGCGTTGAAGGTGCCGTTGTCGTCTCTGCCCGCGCGAAAAATAAACGGGATGTCGGCCGCGCCACGCTACTGGCGGTACTCGCAGCGTTGGGCATTTATCTCCTCGTCACATTACTTTCACTGGGCGTTCTTGCCCGTCCTGAGCTGGCAGAGATGCGCAACCCGTCCATGGCCGGCCTGATGGTGAAAATGATGGGGCCGTGGGGCGAAATTATTATTGCCGCGGGACTGATTGTGTCTGTCTGCGGAGCTTATCTAAGCTGGACCATCATGGCGGCGGAAGTACCGTTCCTGGCGGCGGCTTATCAATCTTTCCCGGGCATCTTCGCACGGCAAAACGCGCAAGGCGCGCCGTCTGCATCGTTATGGCTCACCAATATCTGCGTACAAATCTGTCTGGTACTCATATGGCTTACCGGTTCGGACTACAACACGCTGTTGACGATCGCGTCAGAGATGATTCTGGTCCCCTATTTTCTCGTCGGCGCATTTTTACTGAAGATTGCGGCGCGTCCCCTCCATCGGGCGGTAGGTATCGGTGCCTGCATTTATGGCTTATGGTTATTATACGCATCGGGCCCCATGCATCTGTTGCTGTCCGTCGTCCTGTATGCGCCTGGATTACTGGTTTTCCTGTATGCGCGCCGTACACACCCGCATAGCAACGTATTAAACCGTCAGGAAATGGTGCTGATTGGTTTGTTGCTGGTGGCCGCAGTTCCGGCTACATGGATGCTGGTGGGATAA
- the ydgH gene encoding DUF1471 family protein YdgH — MKLKNTLLASALLSAAAFSVHAATELTPEQAAALKPYDRIVITGRFNAIGDAVSAVSRRADKEGAASFYVVDTSEFGNSGNWRVVADVYKADAPKADAPKNRVINGIVELPKDQAVQLEPYDTVTVQGFYRSQPEVNDAITKAAKQKDAYAFYIVRQVDANQGGNQRITAFIYKKDAKKRIVQSPDAIPADSDAGRAALAQGGEAAKKVEIPGVATSASPSAEVGRFFETQSTKGGRYTVTLPDGTKVEELNKATAAMMVPFDSIKFTGNYGNMTEISYQVAKRAAKKGAKYYHITRQWQERGNNITISADLYK; from the coding sequence ATGAAGCTTAAGAACACTCTCCTGGCGTCGGCACTGCTTTCTGCGGCTGCTTTTTCTGTCCATGCAGCAACAGAACTGACGCCGGAGCAAGCGGCTGCACTAAAACCGTATGACCGCATCGTGATTACCGGTCGTTTTAATGCTATTGGTGATGCGGTTTCCGCCGTGTCCCGCCGCGCAGATAAAGAAGGCGCAGCCTCTTTCTATGTTGTCGACACCTCTGAATTTGGCAATAGCGGTAACTGGCGAGTTGTAGCCGATGTTTATAAAGCCGACGCGCCAAAAGCCGACGCGCCGAAAAATCGTGTCATTAATGGTATTGTGGAATTACCGAAAGATCAGGCGGTACAGCTGGAACCGTACGATACGGTCACCGTTCAGGGCTTCTACCGTAGCCAACCGGAAGTGAACGATGCCATTACGAAAGCGGCTAAGCAGAAAGACGCTTACGCTTTCTATATTGTGCGTCAGGTTGATGCGAACCAGGGCGGCAACCAACGCATCACCGCGTTTATCTATAAAAAAGACGCGAAAAAGCGCATCGTGCAGAGCCCCGACGCTATTCCGGCAGACTCTGACGCTGGCCGCGCGGCGTTGGCCCAGGGTGGCGAAGCTGCGAAGAAAGTCGAAATTCCAGGCGTAGCGACGTCAGCCTCGCCGAGCGCTGAGGTGGGCCGTTTCTTCGAAACGCAATCGACCAAAGGCGGACGTTACACTGTCACGCTTCCGGATGGCACGAAAGTTGAAGAATTGAACAAAGCCACCGCAGCGATGATGGTGCCTTTCGACAGTATTAAATTCACCGGCAACTACGGCAATATGACGGAAATCTCTTATCAGGTCGCCAAACGCGCGGCGAAGAAAGGGGCGAAGTATTATCATATTACGCGTCAGTGGCAGGAGCGCGGCAACAATATCACCATCAGCGCCGATCTGTATAAATAA